From the Macrobrachium rosenbergii isolate ZJJX-2024 chromosome 50, ASM4041242v1, whole genome shotgun sequence genome, the window TTTGTATTCTCAACCTCTGGAGATGCTTTCTTCTTACATTATCAATCAGGGGTGAGGCTCATACCTGGAAGATCTCGCTGTTTCAGGTGTGAACAGAGATTGACCTTCATCTGTACATCAACATCTTGGGAATGCTTTCAGTATGGATAGCTTTAGTATTCTGAGATCGTGTTATGTCACTCTATAGTTTCAACAAATGACAAAGGTTGATTATTGATAAATGACAAAATCCACTAAAAAGGAAGATCCAAGATGTAGTAGTATGGTTTACATGATGCCATAAAGCCAGTGTGTAGCATTTGTGTAAAATTCTGTCACATGGTTTCATCCCTCTCATGTTTTTTGTAgtaatatttaattgtaagtttTAAGAAGGGTCTTGACAGTTgttaaattcaataaaaagtgCAAATATAAGGGTAAGagagtaaaattgaaaaaatgaccAAATGCAACTTGCTGTGCTTGAGTATATGCATTTTTTCCCACACAAAtgcaaacctttgttctttacataggattttgctTGTGAATGCGGGCTGCAATGGGatgttaactttcaaacaaggtcgtTAGCTACTGACAGTAGGGAGAAAGCCCCGCCCACTTGTCGCTCtacactccactttgctttcggccACTGTCATGTAAAGAAGTCTTTATGCTTCTCTGCCCAACTGCCGTTCGCTTTCCttcttgttgtttttgtgtatatgagTATTTATTTGTATGGTTTATATCTGTAATGCAAACCCCTAACTTGCAACAGCCTGGGGAGAGGAAACCTTTTATTATAAGTTATATTGCCCAGGTAAAAACATATACACTATTGTAATCAGTTCCTCTCCTCGTTAGAGAGACCTTCATACTTTGTGTACATCACGCAGGATGCATGACTATAATCAAAGTAGTCCATGTAGTGAGTGTCAAGTCTGGCCTTCCaaacagtgggtgaagtttgcttggaaaaagaagagagagaagaaagtttctcTGGTGTTATTGGAGTGCAATACTTCTCCAGTGACACCGAAGATTCTTTCTGATTCCTTCTTGGCCCTGCCCAAGCTTCCACTTGCTGTTTCTACTCCTAAGGGAGTGGTTTCTCTTTCGCTGTCTCCTACTGTGTCATCAGTAGAGAGCCAGCATAGGGGAACGGTCAACCGGTTTGACTACTCTCTGGCGATCAACGTTTGCTCGGAGGGGGAATAGTCCTCAGGAGGATACTCCTCCTTGGGGTGAATGAAGATGGCCTCACCTAATCCGACTTGTCTTACAGGTGTTGTGGAGCCTGAGGGGCTTAGGGAGTTATGGCCATTCCAAAAGCCTCCCGGGGAAACTAAATGTTGAGAGATTGATCTCTCACTTGAAGGCCTCCAAAGGCCTTCCAGTAACCTCTTCTGTAACTGTCACTGCCTCTACAGTTATGGTTTCTGCTTGCTCGAGGGCCACCACTACGTTTCTGATAGCACCGCACCTGCCTCTGGTATTGTGCTCACAGGGGTTACCCTCAACTTCTTCATCCCTTGGCGACGTCCTTCTCCACAccctggggaccactcaccaaaccaccactgcctacaaccccgcagccagtggagtggtggagaggttccacaagtccctgaaggcgtccctcaagGCTTGTTGCATCTCTGAgagttggaagtaccagctgccctgggtcctcctcgggatgaggaccacccccagagccaacggcggcccgtccgcagcagaaatgGTTTTCGGGGAGTCCCTCGTTCTCCTGGGGGAACTCACCGCGGAGGACCGGGACGACTTAATAACGCAAAGGCTctgcgacagggttgggaagtttgcCCCTTGCCGGCGGACAtgtaccgacaggacgtcccccttcatgcctcctggcctatcctccaccacccacgtcttcgtcaggaacgatgtcgtacgcccacccttaaccaggccctacagggggcttTTTCTCGTACTGGAcagaaacaagaaggcattccgggaGCCTGtccacgggaaggacgactgggtgtcggtagactgccacaagcccgcattcctggaggaagaactcgggggcacttcccaaagccccccTGCAGGAGGTGGTGCCCCCTCAGCCCGCCCTGCCTGCAAGAAAACCCCGCTGGCTTCCCCGGAAGGCCTCGGGTCCAGGCAGGAGAGCAACCCAACACTCCCATCCGCAGGGTACCGGAGAAGTCGAACACACACCCCAGCTGGCATTGAGAAGGCGCGGCCCCctccgccgccccagcagatacctgctgtGATTAGACGTTACCTATGtctttggggggggagtattgtaaagtccccgctcagcGGGTTCTCTATGACaacatcccgttttctacggtgccttcacagctgacccatGGTCGTACACacacaaccttattatcattattgtgatttgtatatttattacctgttcatttgcccttgtacatagtatatgtgtcagagtatttttcgTGTCcaaaccagctattgttaatcatcatgttttctatatgtacctgtcctgttttatgTTGAGAAGTAGTTTGACCTTGGGTCacatgtaaattttgtactggcgTCTGCTTATATGCTGACGTCCGCCTGCCACTTTATAAGccggtcgcttcatcaataaaccagcagtgctcgtcttcctgctctttctttagcacctctcacatcCTAATATATCGTGGGAAATTCACTACTTCACGGATATTGAAACACTTTAGTATCATTGAAAAACTAtggtaatatcatttcaaacacttgAATACATACCGTTGAAACCCTTTACTACAGTAATATTTCAGTGTTGAAGATTAAGATAAAAGTACTACTACAGTACTATATAGtgtaaatcatatgggtactaaACAGTGATCGATTTTGCCTGAAGACAAGGGTGATGAATTACGTAGCTGTGCAGTGTACAgtagaatacatgtacatacctGTAAAATATAGAATACTGTACGTCAAGCACCAAATGcattactatactgtacatatcttaaGCTTTGATGCTAAAACACTTTGTAATATCATTTCAGAGTTTAATACAGTGTAtaagattatgtaaatcataagggtactcaccagtgatcaaTGAtgaaagaagatgatgatgatgaattagttgtcCAGTACAATGTACTCACATTCTAGAATACCTGTAAAAAATAGaatatagtactgtactgtatgtcaaacaccaaatacatacattatactgtaccttAAACTGTCATGCTAAAATGCTATAATATCGTTTCAAAGTTTAATATTAAGATTACGTAAATCAAATGGGTACTGTGCCCACCAGTGATCAATGTTGACTGAATATactaatgatgatgaattagctgtgcagtccgatgtAGTGAGATGAAGATGCTCTATTCCGCAAACTCTGTGCACACGCAGGCTCTGCTCTGTATTTGTTGGCCTTGGgatgaacatttttcaaaagacaaaaatacactttacagtacatattgattactgtattttgccatgtttgaGGTAATATTACTGCATGGTACTGTAATCAGTACAggtacagtaaataatttttttatcataaatgtattaattcatgaaagtactaacataaaaattatgtacaaaGATCGCCGTGATGTAAGCAAACCTACCCTTACGTTCGTATGTACATACTGTGTTGTTAAGTATGTATTAACAGTAGTTACACATCATTCTACAAACtacccatgtattttagatatacTCTAAACTCATCCTAAAacattttactgtactgtaatatcatttcaaaatcatcttacaagacaaaaaaatcaataaaatgcacATTTGCACAGTACACGATGCACAAGGCATACGATGCGTAGTTGACCTACCCTCACACAATTCTCTGCTAAGATTTAAAGTGTAGTGTTTGCAGCAAGTTCtaaattgtgtgtatgtacacttgTAAGTTATATATGTAGATCATACCACTGTAAGAAGCCTCCTAAACATCCAGCTTCTTCTACGACTTATGCGAAAGAGCCTAACGTCAGAGGAAAGTTATTATAGTACAGTAACATATGTTgtatgaagaagtgaaagaggcACCCCCAGAGGAGTCGTAGTATGTATGTAATTACTTTgttttgctgtgcagtcatatctttattcattcattggaCGGCACtgctaaatcatcatcatcgtcttcaaTCAACATAGATCATTGATGAGTACCCACATGATTTATGTaatcttaaatttctctctctctctctctccccctctctttctctctctctctcttgtgaattacCAATGTTTcccttgtaaaagaaaattggacCCCGTGAATGTAGCTGTAGGCcatagtatgtatgtagtatgtattttTAAGGCTAACATTGTAAGATGacattgaaatgatattaagtttagtttaggatgatagtttaagacatatttggtgtttgaactattaaaataggcagttataagcatttttaacgGGAGTCTTTGGTGTTTTTAACTATTAAAGcttgcagttataagcattttttgaggggtgtTCCAACATGAACAGATATTTGCCTAaggtgggtggttgtggtccctatcccccacaATTACCGGGGACCCGCTGTACTTGTTGGTGAACTTTCCTTTCGTTTTTGCCCCAGCTGCCCTGTCTTTGCCGGCTTTGACGTTTTTAATGAGGAACCAGCCAGATGACTGGACATGCCTCCTCAAGATGGTCCTTTCATCCTTCTCTAAGAAGTCATTTAAGGAGA encodes:
- the LOC136832929 gene encoding uncharacterized protein; translated protein: MVSACSRATTTFLIAPHLPLVLCSQGLPSTSSSLGDVLLHTLGTTHQTTTAYNPAASGVVERFHKSLKASLKACCISESWKYQLPWVLLGMRTTPRANGGPSAAEMVFGESLVLLGELTAEDRDDLITQRLCDRVGKFAPCRRTCTDRTSPFMPPGLSSTTHVFVRNDVVRPPLTRPYRGLFLVLDRNKKAFREPVHGKDDWVSVDCHKPAFLEEELGGTSQSPPAGGGAPSARPACKKTPLASPEGLGSRQESNPTLPSAGYRRSRTHTPAGIEKARPPPPPQQIPAVIRRYLCLWGGSIVKSPLSGFSMTTSRFLRCLHS